Below is a window of Phyllopteryx taeniolatus isolate TA_2022b chromosome 16, UOR_Ptae_1.2, whole genome shotgun sequence DNA.
GAGTATGTCGGAGCGCCGCGACCTTGAGCCGCAATCCTCGAGGGAGCGACCTCCATTCGATGCTCCGCGCTGCTCGCTTTTGTTGTTTAATCTCAAACTACTACTACACCAAAAAAGAGAGCGCGGTAATCCCTCCTGCGGTGGAAAAATCCCAGCAGAGCTCCGCTCGCGGCATTGTTTGGCATGCAATGTCGTGACGGGACGTCAGCTGTCAACTTCCACGGGACAAAGGCCATCCGTCTTAGGATCGGAGAGATCAAACGCGTTTGCGTCGACCCGCGAGCCGCCATTGACTCGGCGTGTCTCCGAACGACGGCTGCGGGCGCGGCGGAGGGGGCCGATTCGCGATTTATTAGGCTCGTCGGACCCGCGACAAAAGGCCGACGCGGACGTCCAGATGCGCACGGAGCAACGTTAGACGCTGAAGCGTGGCGCTCTCTTTGCTTTGCGCCGTCACCTGACACATAcgccgtgcgtgcgtgcgtgcgcgcgcgcgcgtcaAATGAAATCAGCAGCGACACCAAATACTCAAATCGCAGAAAGCATTTTGTGTACATGTGAATGAACACACACGCAAATTGGATCGGGTGGCACAGACGAAGAATTTTCGCAATGGACTGCGGCTCACTCATGTGGAACATTCaaaattcattcagtcattttcaaAGCGGAGTTCCGCATATTGCCGGCGGGCgtcagagcttttttttttgtgaccaatCTTTCACTGAAACTCACAAAAGGAAGAGGAGACTTTCTTCTCTCACCGGAaagaaaaagagtgaaaaaccgCGAAAGGTGCCACCAGCGGAGTGTGAGGTGCCCAAAACGTGTCGGCACGTCACGGCCCTCGCGATCGACATTCGCCTCCTGATTTTcgtcttctactcaaaagctgcgcTGATCTCTCGATCTCTAAAGCGATGGACGCAACGGCGCCATCGACGAGTCATTGCAGTGGGAGACCTCCTTCCGTGCCAACTCCTTGAAAAACGTATTTGCCGAATATATTTGTCGGTGGCACTAAAGCGTTCCAGTTGACGACAACCGCGACAAAAACAACGCGGGAGCGCAAATCTGTTCCGAAAACcattttatgttctttttgtgcCAGAGCAAAATGCATTTTCGGAGATCGCGGCGCGTCCGCCGCATTTATTTTAATGCCCTCAAGGTGGCGCTACTGCGCACCCTTGAGGAAGACGAATcgtttcttcttgtcttttggTTCTTTGCGCTCCTATTTGTTCATTGCTTCTTTTCATAGCGCACATGCAAGCAATGTATGAATTTGACTGATTGACTGACAAGGAGAGTCGCGCGTCCGTTTCATAACAACGTACTCGCGTTGTACCGGGAGGTGTCGACCGAATTGCGCAAATGGGACAAATCAAGTTTTGGGAATCGGAACGCTTACGAAACGGGCTGCATTGAGAGCGACGTAACAGTTTTGCGTCATTCTCCCGTTTGAACCGCCGACGATCTTTGACGCGCACGGCAACGGATGTCACGCGAGGGCCAACGTTTAGCCCGCCTCCTATGTCAAAATCTGCTCGAATTGCTCCACCGTCGTGACTCAACAGCGTCCGGTTGCCGCAGATCGCGCGGCGACATCCGACAGGCGCGATCGCGCCGCGCGGCAACGAGACTCACCCACGCTGGTGATCTCCTGCGTCAGCAGGTCCCGGAGCAGGCCGTCCAGCGCCGGGTCGCGCCTGGCGTACAGCTCGTAGCGGTTGATGCCGACGTGGAAGCGCAGCCAGTCGGGGTACGACTCGGGCGCCGCTCGGGCGTTCTCCTCGTCCCGCCCCTCGCCGTCCCTGCGGAAAAGGACGACGATGAAACGAGATGCATCCCGTTGCACACTCAGACCTTTGTTTTGGCCTTGCGAGACGTCCACTTCTCGTTTTTGATGCGCCTACAAAACAAGGACAATCGAACAATAACTTGGGTGATGAATCAGAGCTGTCGTGactacaaagaaaagagaaaaaacaaacgcACGCCACAATGGTGCAAAAGTTGCATCAAGCGTCGCAACTACCTTGAAAGCAGGTCGGAACCTTTGCCGTACACCTTGCTCGACGGATAGGTGGATCCAAAAAAGAAGCTTTAGAAAGGTCAGGATTCCACCCTCCGTTTTCCGTAGCGCTGGAGCCGAGCGGCGGGCTGCACCCTGAACCGGGCGCCGGccggccgatcgcagggcaAGCATTGGCgcgacctacgggcaatttagagtgcccggacaaaaagccacgcaggcacggggagaacatacatgCCGACGGATTTGAACCGGCAACCTCACGACTGCGAAGCCTATGTGCTAAGCGGTCGTCCAGCGTGCCGccgttttgtatttgtattatgatATTGAGAGCTCTGAATcgtgtttttccattttttttttttttgtggtggagGTTGAATTGTAAATGTCACGTGGCCTTTGACATCTGCCATTTGCGCGTGTTCCCGCCTGAGCACAGAGAGCTGCATAGACGGCTGCCAGAGCTTTTGGAGTGATTTACCATCCTTGATGCTCAGTCGCTTTGGGGTAAAATGCGATATCGGTGTTGACGTTGAACAAAGCGTCCCGTTCGGTCAGAGCCGGAAGCGCGAGCTGATACAAAGGATGCCGGAAGAGAGCCGCGAGTCGGGACGCGCCGGCGCCGGCTGCGGCTGCGGCCGCCGCGCGACCCCCGCTCGCCTCGCCGACGAGCGGCTCGCGCTCCCGCTCGCGCTCGCGCTCGTCCGCCTCGCCGGGCGTCCTCCTCCGCTGGGaccgcgccgccgccgccgccgcgctcGTGCGGTTGGAGTCGGGCTCGCTGCCGAAGTCGTGCAGGATTCGCAGCGCGCGCTTGTCGGCTTCGGCCCGGCCCGGCGAGTCGGCGCACCGGCAGCCGCCGACGTCCCCGCCGTCCGCCGCCGACGTCCTCCGGTCCGGTCGGGGCAGCAAGTCGATCATAATGTGCACCGTGCAGGCCACCAGGAACACCGTGAGGAGCAGCGCTCGGAATTTTCGAAACAGCATCATCGTGGCTTGTTTTCGTCCACGCTCCCGTCAGTCGACTGCACGCGCGCGCGCCTTACGCTGGATTCGGGTCTCGGATCGGGAGCAAGCGGGCGACTGCTGCTCCGAGGTACCGCGAAGGCTGCATGCTGCGCGGTGGCCGTCATCCACAAATAGAAACGAGACGGAAAGCAAGACAAGAAAGGCAATGGCGGCTGATGCGCTCGGTGCTGCGGATGCACCCGAATCGGGTGCGAGCATCCCGGCCCGCCTCGTCTGCCGTCCGACTGGGCGTCGTGCGTCCGATCGTCTGAGGGAGCGATTGGCCGCACGCGCGAGCGGCGCCTGTGACGCCGCAACGCTGCCGGCCGCCACCAGAGGGCGACAGGAAACGCTTCCAGCCGCGAGCGTCACCGTGTGTCTGTCGTCTTCTTCTCCTACAGAACCAGTGCGAGTCAAAACACGTCTTTCATTTGGCCCGTCTTTGAACAGCGCTACCACTTTGGCTTTCTTTTCAATGAGCCGTTTGGATTCATTTGAATGACATTTGAATCAAATAATGACACTAAACCGCAGATGTTCGAGCTAACGATGAGATCGATGTTGCGTATTGGACGTACTGTAATTCGACGCACGCATTGAGAAGTTTGAAAGCAGGATTCAACATGGCGACACCCATTTCTTTGAAAGATGAGTCGAAAAATGTCTGTGCTgacattcatttgaaaaacatcaagatatatatagatagatagatattagAAACAAAGTgatgaagatgcattttcaaaCGAAAATGTATCATAATAGTGGACACGAATCTGCAATAGTGCTTCAACAAAGAGTTGCTTTGGGGAAACGCAAACAAGATTCCTCAGTTTCTTTTCAAAAGCAACATTTGAAGAATTCTTGCAGTCCAAGAACTCTCTAATTGGGTTATTTGTCATCCGTAAACAATCAATCATCTCTTGCACCTCGCAAGCTTTCTCTAGGGCTATTATTTGCTCGTGAATCCAAAACATAATCTTCCATAAAACTAAAGAGAGCAAACAAATGAGTACGAGGGGATTACTTGGAGATTTCAaaggattgaaaaagaaaatctgcgtGACGATTTGATCTTGTGACACACCCGGCCAACGACGCCGCCGCGGGCGGGCGGGCGAATGTTCGCAGCTCACGTGCGCAAACTCGTTGTATTGTACCGCTTGACTTGTGCATCAAAACAAAAGTATATCTTCAAACTACCCATCCATCAAATCGCTCCCCTGGAAGGTGTCATTCATCTTATCGAACAAGGCATTCCATgacatacaacaacaacatcacgcGACGTAATTGGCCCGAGTATAAAGACGAAGGAAGACAATCCGACGTCGGCTACGTCTGCGCCGCAAGGACGACGCGCCTCGGCTGCATTGCCGTTCCGGTCGCGAGGCCTAACTTGCTCCCGACTTGGCAGACGGTTTAGCGGGCGTCTGGATACGTCATTATCGATTGTGAACAAATGTTGCCCTTCATCTTTTGCCATTCAAGGAAATGAAAGATTGTTTGGGCTGCATTTCCCTTCAAACTGATCTGGACTCATCTGCGGTAGGTCCCGCAAGTGCCGCGGGTCCAAATGCGCACTTCATTTCGAATTCATTTCCATATTACGGCCCACGCAATAAAGACAGGCGAAGCTCTCATGTGTATCAGGATCATGAGCCAGCGCAGATTCCTTCCGTACTCAGAAGACAAGTTCTCTTCCCACAAAGGATCGGAACATTTGAGAATCAAATGAATGTTGACCACTCCAACTCTCGACACCATCAAaacttttttaactttattaatttaattacaatcagcagtagaaaatgggtcgggttcaccaaaaacaccagtttctCACCAAAAGCAGAAAAACTAACTTTTTGTGTaacagttttaaaatatttgttttgcttttgtgacacctcaaaccgCAAAATACCAAAAATAAGACAAAGGGCTTTGGACGTCATCCTATCATTTATTCAAACATATACAACTACGAAACGACGCTGACTCACTGCACGACTCGAGCGTAACGTCAGTGACTGTTTTGCGTGGCGTTCGCCGGCCACCCCGCCAATTGCATCGTATTCTCACACATTTTCTACCATCTACCGCAACGCATACTCTGTTTCTACCGTTCATAGGCATTCTCTGTCTAAGTGCGAGgcgcctaaacttgtccgacttccaacacGTTGTCATTGCTCTCCCTCACAATCGCCGTGGCAACCCGAGATTCACTGCCTAATCTCCGTCTTCTATTCAAAATCTGCGccgatctcaaatccaaagcgatgcaacgtcGCCATCTACAGGCATATGTTAGTCATTACACTGGTGTACAAACCTGAATTACACAGACAAGCCGAGTGAGACGCTCTTCCACgctgaaaaacacacttgaCGGACATATCCGTCGGTGGCGGTTAACGCTTGGATTCCATTTGACGAATTAAAACAGCCACAGAAGTGAATGAGTTATTAACAGCGgttaatatttgtttacatttgtataaCAGTTAAGAATGTAATCATGTTCAattgtatttcctgtattttatctttactttatgtatttaaatattaataaatcaGAGATCAGCCAGCATTCGGGAATGCATTGTGTTGGACCTGAATAatacaattcaaatgaaaactttttttttttttgctctcttaGACGTCTTGTTGGGTGCCCATGTGGCAACCTGACGGGCATGGGTGCATGCTGCGACctaaattcaaatgtaaaattgacttttcaGTTTCAATTACCGGGTGACGTTCCCGTAGTCTTTTTAACCCGTCATATGAATTTTCAACAGGAAACATCACATGAACTGTATTAGTCTTTCATTTTGCCAATCACGGCGAGACGCAGCCTGGCATTAATGAGACGAGCGGCCCTGCCGCCTTGATCTCAAACGCTCACACGGTAAATGGAGCTGTGGGATTTTCAAAGAGGCGACCTTGGAACTTGCGGCACGGGCGAGCCGAGCCGTACGCATCGCGAGTGCGGCCTGTCGGACCGACTCCAAGGAGGTTTTAATTACCTGCAAATGGGAATCCGCCTGTGGGAGCTGGGAGACAATTTGCTCCTCCTGCGGGAAAAAGATCAACAGAAATGACGCAACGAGAGCGAAATGGTGTTTTCCAAAACAATGCTGGTTGAAAATTGACTTCACATACGTAAGTTGGGCCCATTTTTGAAGAAGAACAATTGAGAATTTGACTACTTTGGTTGCACTGAGCCTTGAAGGTTTCGTGGAACCACAACACAATGAAAATGAGGGCATTTATATTGGAGGCTTGGGTAAGTTTGTCAAAAGTATTCATTTATACCTCTGTAAGAAATACACATATGCAGAAAATGTGTCGCTTCGTTAAAGACCGGTTTTGCACCTGtatgctttttgcttttttgcaaTCGCTTCTTACTGCactcaaacatgtttttcaaagtTATAGTACATTTGACATGAGaagaatattttagtactcttAGTCCCTTTCAGTATGTATTTAGTccaatacatacatatgtattaAGTTGGCACTTCATTAAGTACACTTGCACAAACTCGAGCTGTATCGAATCATTCTGACTTTGCAAACAATGACAATGCTTCATTTTGTTTGACGCGATCGGAGAGACACATTTGCACTACGCTAATCATTGTGAAGCTATTTGCTTGAGCTACACTTGGGAGGACGCGTTAGCGCTGCACGAGGGTGTCGACATTTGCTCGAATAAACACGCCCGGTACCCAATGAAACGATTTGTTGCAGCTAATACACTCGCAAGCATGAATGTACGACACGCGACACACGAACCTCGCCAACGAACTCATCAAACAAAAAAGGGTGTACCAACCGGCATGTGGATTTTTTGCAACAAGGggcaaaaacacaaatcatgaATGCCAAAGAAATAACCTTTCTAAACTCCAGCAGAGAAGTGTTCCGCCCCTGCACGGGCAACTCCGACCACTTTACTGTTATTATCCTCCAATCGGCCACTCATTTTTAATGATGCTTAGGAACATATTGGagattgcactttttttttttttttttttaataacttctgCAAGCTTCTGGAGttatttgaaacattttatttgcccTAAAGCATTAGTGATATCAGTTGAGGGCCAATTCAATAATGGAACTTGCTGCAAGtcaaaaatatgatttgaatCGACAAATAAGTGAAAGTACCCTTAACACGTGATTCCAATGAAGACTGCGATTTAATATAACATCAATTGGAGCTTGCTACGAGATCTACACAACAATACCAATTGCAGGAGATCAAATCCAACGCCCTGCGAGGTTGAATGACCACTTTGACGAAATATAAGACAACAAGCTCCGAACAgtgagggtgggggggtggggggtggggggggggtggcggtTTGCGAGCTACATGAGGTGTGAGCGCACACACGGCAGCAGAAAACGAGCTCACACCGCGCCAAGGTTATCGGTAAGCCGGGCCGCGGTGGTAACACGCTGTCGCATTCGCTCTCCGGACGCCGAGCATATTTCCTGCGGCCGGGCCCGAAGCGGATCGCGGCTCCTGCCCCTCGGACGTAACGCGCGAGAGGGAATAACGATCGAGTTGGCGACGTGTCGCTCTCGATATCGCGTCATCTGGACGTCGCCGCTTCTCCTCCAGAACAAAAGTCGCAGCATCGGTCCTGCTTTCCCGCTTCCGAATCAAATGAGAACGTCGAACAAGCGAAGGGCCCCTCGAAAGGTTTCCGAAGAGATCAATTGAGGAGTCGGCATAGGGGGGGGACGTGAAGCTTTTCCGCTGACATCATTGCTTCTCTGTCAACCGGCTCACCTTTGACCTCGTGGCTAAAGTCCAACATTCACAACCAGTGTGTAAAAAGCGAGCAAATATTGACAAGGGGAATTCATTGACCGCCGTCCGTTTACAATGCAGAGTTCCCGTTTCCGAGCATTTGGGCTTACGGTATCTTTCAAGACACGCAGAATATTACGTTCTGTGACGGAATAAGCACCGAAGCCacgaaaaaaaagagaaaaggttTGTTtcgtaatcagcagtagaacatgggttggtttcatcaaaaacaccagtttctgaccaaatagcagacaaaatgagctttttacaaaaacaaaaatgtcgagCAGAATGATGACTGACGTCAATTTGGGTTGCTTTTGCGACGCCACACGctataaaacaatacaacaatactttTGATGGTCAAGTAGTCATATTTGTAGGaatatacaactaagaaacacGTCACCACATGGCTAAAGTTGAACGTCggtcatttttttctcacaatcgTGGCGCACGCGGTTTATACCGTAcaaatacatgtacatgtatatatttatatatatacacatgcataagCTTGTCCAACTTCTGCCGGTGGTTCTCTCCCTGAAAAATGGTGGTGATAATCCGAGATTCACCCTCTCGTCTTTATCTTCGACTGAAAACTGTGCTGCTCTCAAATCCGAAAGCAAATCCTCAATTGTCACATGCGATAAATAACACAATCATAAAAGTTGACTGTATTGCGAGCGTTGTCTGGTtatcaaagcatttttttttacggtAACTTGAATAATAGTCGACTTTGTAAACGATTATTCTTGActtgtgatttcaaaactacttatccatccatttgttgcgtacagtatatgcaatatTATGAGGCGAGGAAGCAATTCCTTTCTGGTTTCGCAGTCCTAACGGCACTGAGGAAAAGCGTACCTCCAATGTGCCCCGcgcaaaaaaaacactttgacaaCCCTCATCGTGCTCGTATCGGTAAAACAAAAACGACGCTCCACTGCCACGGTGTCACGAAAGATACAAACTACGAGCGGAACATCGTGCCCGTTGTTCGGTCGCGACAACCCTGAGGTCGTCTGCGGCGGGTTAGCGTGACACGTCGGGGGTCGCCGGGGGTCATTAGGAAGGCAAACGGCGCAACTTTGCCGGCAGACGCGAGGCGACCGCTCGACTTCGGTCACGCAAAGACTTTGGCGCCCCACTTGTTGACACGCGGCTCGCAAAGGAGAGACGGCAGGCGCGGCGGCACAAGACAACTCGCACACAAAGTTTGCGGCAGCTCGTCGAGCCGCACGAGGGAGGAGGTCGACATTTCTCTCCTCATTACGCGCATGGCcctgttttctgtttgtttccTTTTCACCCCTCGCCACGAGGAGAGCGGAGGTTTAAATATAGCTCGTCCCTGATGAAACATTTCCTTCCATTGATCAGGGCGACAAAAGAGTCATGTTTAATTGAATGAGAATAATTGCTTATTGATGGCAGAGCCGCTCGCTGCTTCTTACGATAAAGGCTGCAGCAGAAGGAAATGACACTAACGTAACGATGGGTTTTGTGAAAATCGTGAACGATAAGGAAAAGAAAATGCGACAATCGCGTCACCGAAATGAAATGCCAAAGAATTCAACGTGTTCAAGTCGCTGCAGCATGAAAAGAAATGGTCTTGTTAATTTGGCACGCCCCGCAGAAGAGTGCTCAACACAACCCTGACAAATttgaaagatgacaaaaaaaaggccGAGTCTCCCAAATGAGGCTTgaaacgctgtgggcgtgtccgcttcATGCGCTGTCACctgtcacctgtcaatcaaatagcaCTTCTCCAACCTGGAAAACGGATGCCGTTTCATTGAGCTGCAGAATAGGTCCACTTAAAAGgggccatattttaccaaacccattttttctaatatttgggatGTCATATTGTCTcaataaacgtgaaatatgTTTCTGCCCTGAAATCAGCTGATTGGAATTTCTCTAGCTCGGCGACGTcgctagcgaagatctccgccgacctctccgctcccgagccggTGCCGTCGACGTAACAGACACGGCACacgacgaggcgctctaaagcggccaagACGGCCCAAGTGCTGGCCGTCAAGTCGgactttttcttccccccccctcgctctccTGCCTTCTCTCTGTGATGTGCGCACTcacggctgacaacgaggcgctctaaagcggcctgGTATCGGACTATGCGAACGGAAGATGTACtttcggggtgtaggcatagctagctagctaactgcatgtcgCGATTGCGCCGGATAACCGCCAATGGCAGGAAGGCACACTTTGTTCTCATCCCAAAGTGTGTTTTAGCCACagacccaataaaaaaaaaaaaagaatcaggaAAACTGATAAGATGAAAAACAGCTTAACGCTaaatagttctcagtctttgcacattttcagcaagtgCCTTCAAACATGAATCATGAATCAATACATTGCAAATATGCCCCCACCCCCCGGGCCTTGGGGGAGTATTAGATCAGAGAGACATCGGAACAATCGGATCGCGCACACCAATGACAGATCATCCTTTTCTATCAGATATCTGCGAATGCGATTGTTGATATGCCGATTGCTGCCATCTACAATGCCgtgggaatttttttaaaaaaatattattttgtttgcaaTCCAATCTGCGTGTGTGCTTTGAGGTTGAAATGATGGCtcatattttcaatttttaaagCGGTTCTATCAAAAGCTTGCATGCAATTGATTAATGCTATtaccaaagacaaaaacaaagcgTCACTCTGTATTTTTTTGAACAATGTCCTGCAAATGTACTATAGCTCCTACAATGTGTTAATAATCATATTACAGCCAAAAATATTAATTGCgtgtttattcttattttttttctcaacgaGTATGGGTCCTCCATTCAAGTTTGACAATGACGCAGCTAAGTTGGTATTTGATCCTAAATACGCAACGACATCGGCGCCATCTGATTGGCCAGGGGATGACATCAGCGTTTGGTGATGTAATCAGGGCGATCCGACTTTAAGAAGATAAAAGATGATGCCCTTACATCATTGTTGCATCATCGGCGTTTGGGCTCAGAGACGTAAATGCACAATTCTAAtttctcacacacttttttttgaaCCTCGAACTGAATTTAAAATCTCGGAATGAGTGTGCTGTTATTATGTGTCCAGCAGGTGTACAAATAATCAACTCACTGCTGCAGAATAACTTATTGTTGCTGTCCATTGCAAACCATAAAGCATCTGTCCAGCTTATGATATTTGGAGTACATTtctgtatttcccccccccccttaaggAAAAAGGGGTTTCTTTTGACCTCTGACACTTCCTAGAAAGCAGACGTCAGGTTGTACTTGAACGGTCTCTTTTTTCTTCGTTTTAATTAAAGATCGTATGGAATGAATTCAGAGGCGGTGGAATAGTGAGGAGGgaggaagctttttttttgaagtTGTAGTTGACAGTCAGCGTGGGCTGGCGTGATCACTTTAGAGAGCCTCGTTGTTGACCGTGAGTGTGCGCACATAGTGGAGAGAAAGGCAGAAGAGcgaggaggtaaaaaaaaaaaaaaaagtctgcctttAAAGCCAGTGGGCGGAACAGGCTTTGCAGTGGCGTAGCAGTTCTAGAGAGCCTCGTTGTCCCCTGCATGAACCCGGCAGCCAGCGCAGATTTTAAGCGGGTATATTTGGGTGGCTCAAACATGGAGGGATGCGTAAACGTAAGAAAGGTGGAAACAAAGTGGCATCCATTTTTCCGGGTGGTAGAAGtggcatttgattgacaggtgacagttgagcggggtgTGAATTCAGCGTATCCATATATTTATAGcacttggccatttttttttttcagggttgTTAACAGACATAAAAAGGATCGCCTTTGTTTCACCGAGTAAGGACATAGAGAAcggtttctcatttacaatgccgaCCTGGAGGCAATTTAGTGTTCAGTGTCCTGCCCGAGGGCACGTCGGCAGCACACAGAGCCTGGATTCCAACCGCCAACCCTTCAGTCACTGGACGATCCGCTCTACCAACTCCTTCACGGCTCGCGTTGGTGCGTCTGATTTCGAAGACACAGTTTGCGGGGACTTCCGTGCCGTTTTTCTCCCTCCAGGTTTGCCATCATCACTAACAAAGTGAACTGAAAGCCATCGATATATACCGAGCGCATCACCTGCTCAACCCGGGTAACCGTCAACACGTATTTGAAGTCGATTCCCTTCGCACCGTCGCTCCATTGATCGTTCACTCCACCCGGGAGAAATAACAACAAAACTGCTCACTCCGGCAATATGTACACTCTGCTGACTTTGCTGTtactttcatatttcatattcaaCACTTCTCAACTGAGCGCCTTGATCATAATCCCGGGATGAAAAATGTACAGAATAGACATTAAAAGGAAATGCTGGCGAGCTGCGCAGAAGTCAAGAAAATGGGAATCGAATTTATCGGAGGAGCTTTAAGGCAAGGTCACAGTCAAGGTTGCGTTTTCGTCATCTTGTTGTCCACTGCGTGTGCTTTTGAGTGAACCCGAACAGCCTTCAAGTTATGCAACGTCCAGCGGTTGCAGGGCAGTCCAGCCTCCAGGAAGTTATCCTGCCCTCGTGTCACTGTGGTAATCATTTAGtaaacaacctttttttttttttggtcagagGGCGACTCAGGACAGCAAACACGAAGGAATTTGGTTGGAAGGCTATATTTAGGATGTTTTTGTGCCAGGCAGACTTAAATGTTTGTAGGAGGCCGCTACGTGACGTCTGCGGCTTTTTAGAACAATGTTGTCTTGTCTTGGCAGGTGGTAACACATTTGAGCAAAACTCCTCCGGGTATTTTGGATTGAGTGCATTTCAAAAATCTATCGTGTTCTTGCTCTGATATGCAGCCCTTCTTGGTAGTGCTCATGTTTAAATGGACTGAGTAGCTAGTAGTTTCTGTTTGCTAACCTAAACAAAAAATCACTCACAGAAGGTTAATTGGGCTCTTTGTTCTGAGCAGTAAAGAGACCTTACCCgtaaaaaacacacagtcaCAGTTTTATGTAATAAAGTCACAAATAGCCTGAcgaatagctaatgcacacacttcATAACAATATCGACatgtaaagagcaacgtttagcttgattttcttcaACTACAGAACTGTAGTTTAAAACATCACAGCAAGGAATTCTTTTAGCTGACGACCTTGCCACGACCGTAAGTGTGAGGAACGGAGCAAACGGTTAACCCAgggagtctcaaaaaaaaaaaaaaaatggagacacaagcactgtatggtggcagtgaacgcaacgcaactcaactcacttcacaataagcagcagtttggcaaatcttcaaaaaagaggcttccagACGTTTCATGCCAatcccacttgaagtttaccgtcacacaaaa
It encodes the following:
- the LOC133466190 gene encoding extracellular serine/threonine protein kinase FAM20C-like isoform X3 — its product is MMLFRKFRALLLTVFLVACTVHIMIDLLPRPDRRTSAADGGDVGGCRCADSPGRAEADKRALRILHDFGSEPDSNRTSAAAAAARSQRRRTPGEADEREREREREPLVGEASGGRAAAAAAAGAGASRLAALFRHPLYQLALPALTERDALFNVNTDIAFYPKATEHQGWDGEGRDEENARAAPESYPDWLRFHVGINRYELYARRDPALDGLLRDLLTQEITSVAMKSGGTQLKLIMTFQNYGQALFKPMKQTREQQTPPDFFYFSDFERHNAEIAAFHLDRVLDFRRVPPVAGRLVNMTREIRDVTRDKKLWRTFFISPGNMDRHHYETFEKFGNDTFIIHLDNGRGFGKHSHDEMSILVPLTQCCRVKKSTFLRLQLLAKEDYRLSALMEESLLADRLSPVLIRPHLRALDRRLGLVLRVLADCVDKEGYGEVVAEDRG